The Streptomyces sp. NBC_00510 genomic interval CGGCAACACGCGGCTCAACGTGATCTACGACTTCCCGACCGTCTACCTGTGGAGCGCCGAACAGGCAGGCAAGCTCTTCAACTACCTGTGGGCGCACCGGACTGACGGGACCGCGTCGCTGGTCGAAGGCGGGGATGGCAGCAGCCTCGTGGGACTGCCTAGCGTGGCCGGCCTCTCGTCGTACGGCCCCGACCAGGTCCACACCGGTCTGCAGAAGCCCGACCTCGTCGCGGACGGCATCGACGTGGTGGCGGCGGTCTCGCCGATGGACGGCGGGCGTCTCTTCGACGCGTACTCGGGTACCTCCATGGCGGCCCCGCACGTGGCCGGCATGGCCGCGCTGCTGCGCGCCCGGCACCCGAAGTGGTCGCCCGGCGCGACCGCCTCGGCGCTGCGCACCACCGCGAGCGACACCCAGGGCACGGCCAGCCCGCTGCAGCAGGGCTCCGGCATGCCCCGTACCTCGTCCGCCGACGACCCGGGCCTGGTGATCGAGCCTTCCGCAGCCGAACTGACCGCCTTCGCTTCTGCGGCGACTCCGGACGGCAAGGAGATCAACCTGCCCTCGATCGCGCTGCGCGAGTACGACGGGACGAAGCCGGTGCGCCTCACGCGACGCCTGACCAACGTCGGCACGCGGACCGAGACGTACACGGCGCGCGTCGAGGGACTGGCCGGTATGAAGGTGACGGTCAGCCCTCGGACGATCTCGGTGAAGCCCGGTGCCACCGCCACGGTGACCATCACGCTGGCGCGCGGCACCGCGACCTGGGACCGCTACACCACCGGTTCACTGGTGTTCACGAGCGCCAAGCACCGGGTGCGGCTGACCGTCGCCGGCCGGCCGTGGGGCTTCACGCCGCGGCCGTACGACGACACGGGAATCGAGTTCGGCCGCACCGGCGGGCAGGGCCAAGGCTTCCTGGAGCCCGGCTTCACCGGCCCGCTGGCCGGCCGCACCACCGGGTACACCCCCGTGACCTGGACCGACAAGAAGCTCACGACCTCCGTCAGCGGCGGCGTCTTCTCCCCCGGCGGGGTGGGTACCCAAGGCACGAAGATCACCGTGCCGCGCGGCGCGGCCGGACTCGTCGTGCAGACGGCCTCGGACGACCCCAACACCAATCTCGACCTCTACCTCTACAAGGACGGCAAACTCGTCGATCGGAGCTGGGCGTCGTGGCACAGCAACGAGCGCAGCGTCCGGTTCTTCCCCGAACCCGGCGTCTACACCGCTTACGTGCACGCCCAGACGGCCACGTCGCCCGACGTTCCCTACCGGCTCGGGGTGACCGTCATCCCTGAGAAGGCCGACCGGCGCAACGCCACCTTGACCACACCGTCCGCGGTGCAGCGGGGTGGGAACGCGCAGGTGACACTGAACCCGGTAGGCCCGCAGCCCGACGTCGAGCAGTGGGCGTACACCGAGTTCCGCACCGGCCGAACCGTCGTACCCGGTCTGCTGATCAGTTCCCGCTGACCGCAGACCGATGTGCTGACCATATTCATGCCGAGCCGGGGGCAGGCCTTCCCGAAGGAAGGCCGGCCCCCGGCCAGGCGGTCCGCGCAGAGGGTCCCGAGGGCTGCCGTCAGGGGACGACGATGACCGGCCGCTGGGCGCTGCGCGCCAGCCGGTCGGAGATCGAGCGGAAGAGCCGGATGCCGGCCCCGCGCCTGCGGCCGACGATGATGGCGTTCGCCCGGTACTTGCGGCCGGCATTCTCCAGCTCCTGTGCGACGGCGCCCCTGCGGTGGATGAGCGTCCACGGCAGCCCCGACAGATGGTCCTCGCAGGCGAGCTGCCCCAGCAGCGTGTGCGTGCCGCCGCCGTGCGGCCCGCACCCGCCGCCCGGGTTCTCGTAGCCGAGCAGCGACGCGACGGGGTTCTCCTTCGCGACGTGGACGATGAGGAGCGCCGCGCCGGTGCGCCGCGCCATTCCGGCCGCGTACGACAGCGCCCGCCTGCTGGGGGCGGACCCGCTGTACCCGACGAGCACCCCGTACTTGTCGACGCTCATGGGACCGGCGCTCGTCGCGGGAGCCGGTTCCCCGGCGGTGGACGACCGCGCCAGGGGATCGTCGCCGACAGGTTCGGGAACGCCATGGCCTGCCATGAGAAACCTTTCGGGGGTGAACGGGAGACGGCCTCGGGAACCGGAGGCGGTCACACGAGGACGACCGGGCATCCACTGCTACCGACCGGCGCCGCCCGCGAAGTGTGACAACCCCGGCACCGCGGGACGGGACGGCGCGCCCGGCGACGCCCCGTTCCCCGGGGTGTGTCACACGCGCGCAGGACGTCCGGTCTCAGTGGAGGAAGCAGAGCCCTGTCCCCGGAAATGTGAGGAAGCGTGCCGTGAGCGAGGAAGCGGTTCCCCGACGGCGCGGCGCGGCGTGCGCCGCGGGGACGGGAGCGGCGTGAGCGCGCCGCAGACCGCCGCCACGGCATGGCGGCGGCGGATGGTCGCCCGCGTCGCCGACGAGAAGCACCGCACCGCCACCGCGCTGGAGCTCTTCTTCGACCTCTGCTTCGTCGTGGCCGTCGCCCAGACGTCCGCCGCGTTCGAGGAGGAACTGGCCGCAGGGCACGTCGGGCGCGGTGTCCTCGGCTACGCGCTGGTGTTCTTCGCGATCTGGTGGGCGTGGATGAACTTCACCTGGTTCGCCTCCGCCTACGACACGGACGACATCCCGTACCGCCTGCTCACCGTCGTGCAGATCAGCGGCGCCCTCGTCATGTCCGCGGGCACGGCGGCCGCACTGCAGCACGGCGACTACACCGTCATCACCTGGGGCTACGTCGTCATGCGGCTCGCCATGGTCAGCCAGTGGCTGCGGGCCGCCGGCTCCGACCCCGAACGGCGCCGGTGCTGTCTGCGGTACGCCGCCGGGATCCTGGTGGTGCAGACCGGCTGGCTGGCGCACCTCGTGGTGCCGGGCGACATCCGCCTCCCGGCGCACGCCGTCCTCGCCCTGGCCGAACTCGCCGTCCCCGTGTGGGCCGAGCGGACGGCCCACACCACCTGGCATCCGCGCCACATCGCCGAGCGCTTCGGCCTGTTCACCCTCATCGTGCTGGGCGAGTCCATCACGGCCGCCGCCGGGGCGGTGCGTACCGCCCTCGACACCGACGCCACGTTCGGCGACATCGCCACGCTCGTGCTGGGCGGCACCCTCACCGTCTGCGCCCTGTGGTGGCTGTACTTCGCGCAGAACGCGTCCCGCCGCCTCAACAGCTTCACCACGGCCACGTTGTGGGGCTACGGCCACTACGCGGTCTTCGCCTGCGCCGCTGCGGTGGGTGCCGGACTCGCCGTCAACGTCGCCCGGGCGGCCGGGCACGGCCATCTGAGCGCCCATGGCGCGGCAGCCGCCTACACGGTGCCCGTCGC includes:
- a CDS encoding S8 family serine peptidase — translated: MGNIGPAAAQTGAPLPDLKLGQYDHSRAALTGGGALHTAAQPDTIKGQYVVRLREAPVTSYTGGVKGLAATRPVAGQELQPHSAAAEKYRKHLGDAQRDVLGDFGVRAQRTYTTAFNGFAAKLTGAQAGKLSKDPRVAAVTPARLVKADAATTGTTQAAQPPAQAPARTAARTAAQTKPAHGSDVVIGVIDTGIWPESASFAATMPRPAGWHGTCQTGEGFPAGACNGKIVGARYFADGWLSAYGSLPDGETLSPRDMNGHGTHTASTAAGLPVKHAMVLGHDYGAISGVAPDARIAVYKALWGGSGTDADIIAAIDAAVADGVQVINYSIGNSMGDYQPNSPIGDAFLNAYLAGVFVAAAAGNDGMSGMVSNAEPWVTTVGATVERSHEATVRLGDGTRIVGTSMDQLPSRRSTPIVFADQAGSLDDGAQYCWSGSLDPAKVKGKIVACDFIDPVDAVATVKAAGGVGVVLFQSTGNTRLNVIYDFPTVYLWSAEQAGKLFNYLWAHRTDGTASLVEGGDGSSLVGLPSVAGLSSYGPDQVHTGLQKPDLVADGIDVVAAVSPMDGGRLFDAYSGTSMAAPHVAGMAALLRARHPKWSPGATASALRTTASDTQGTASPLQQGSGMPRTSSADDPGLVIEPSAAELTAFASAATPDGKEINLPSIALREYDGTKPVRLTRRLTNVGTRTETYTARVEGLAGMKVTVSPRTISVKPGATATVTITLARGTATWDRYTTGSLVFTSAKHRVRLTVAGRPWGFTPRPYDDTGIEFGRTGGQGQGFLEPGFTGPLAGRTTGYTPVTWTDKKLTTSVSGGVFSPGGVGTQGTKITVPRGAAGLVVQTASDDPNTNLDLYLYKDGKLVDRSWASWHSNERSVRFFPEPGVYTAYVHAQTATSPDVPYRLGVTVIPEKADRRNATLTTPSAVQRGGNAQVTLNPVGPQPDVEQWAYTEFRTGRTVVPGLLISSR
- a CDS encoding universal stress protein — protein: MSVDKYGVLVGYSGSAPSRRALSYAAGMARRTGAALLIVHVAKENPVASLLGYENPGGGCGPHGGGTHTLLGQLACEDHLSGLPWTLIHRRGAVAQELENAGRKYRANAIIVGRRRGAGIRLFRSISDRLARSAQRPVIVVP
- a CDS encoding low temperature requirement protein A; amino-acid sequence: MSAPQTAATAWRRRMVARVADEKHRTATALELFFDLCFVVAVAQTSAAFEEELAAGHVGRGVLGYALVFFAIWWAWMNFTWFASAYDTDDIPYRLLTVVQISGALVMSAGTAAALQHGDYTVITWGYVVMRLAMVSQWLRAAGSDPERRRCCLRYAAGILVVQTGWLAHLVVPGDIRLPAHAVLALAELAVPVWAERTAHTTWHPRHIAERFGLFTLIVLGESITAAAGAVRTALDTDATFGDIATLVLGGTLTVCALWWLYFAQNASRRLNSFTTATLWGYGHYAVFACAAAVGAGLAVNVARAAGHGHLSAHGAAAAYTVPVAGFVLSVWLLHRRTAGHPTAPDVVHALAVAAILAATFTPAPVLVTGVAAALLVAATCVPVGRVSPRAAAH